From Pan troglodytes isolate AG18354 chromosome 9, NHGRI_mPanTro3-v2.0_pri, whole genome shotgun sequence, the proteins below share one genomic window:
- the TPH1 gene encoding tryptophan 5-hydroxylase 1 codes for MIEDNKENKDHSLERGRASLIFSLKNEVGGLIKALKIFQEKHVNLLHIESRKSKRRNSEFEIFVDCDINREQLNDIFHLLKSHTNVLSVNPPDNFTLKEDGMETVPWFPKKISDLDHCANRVLMYGSELDADHPGFKDNVYRKRRKYFADLAMNYKHGDPIPKVEFTEEEIKTWGTVFQELNKLYPTHACREYLKNLPLLSKYCGYREDNIPQLEDVSNFLKERTGFSIRPVAGYLSPRDFLSGLAFRVFHCTQYVRHSSDPFYTPEPDTCHELLGHVPLLAEPSFAQFSQEIGLASLGASEEAVQKLATCYFFTVEFGLCKQDGQLRVFGAGLLSSISELKHALSGHAKVKPFDPKITCKQECLITTFQDVYFVSESFEDAKEKMREFTKTIKRPFGVKYNPYTRSIQILKDTKSITSAMNELQHDLDVVSDALAKVSRKLSI; via the exons ATGATTGAAGACAATAAGGAGAACAAAGACCATTCCTTAGAAAGGGGAAGAGCAAGTCtcattttttccttaaagaatgaagttggaggaCTTATAAAAGCCCTGAAAATCTTTCAG GAGAAGCATGTGAATCTGTTACATATCGAGTCCCgaaaatcaaaaagaagaaactcaGAATTTGAGATTTTTGTTGACTGTGACATCAACAGAGAACAATTGAATGATATTTTTCATCTGCTGAAGTCTCATACCAATGTTCTCTCTGTGAATCCACCAGATAATTTTACTTTGAAGGAAGATG gtATGGAAACTGTTCCTTGGTTTCCAAAGAAGATTTCTGACCTGGACCATTGTGCCAACAGAGTTCTGATGTATGGATCTGAACTAGATGCAGACCATCct GGCTTCAAAGACAATGTCTACCGTAAACGTCGAAAGTATTTTGCGGACTTGGCTATGAACTATAaaca TGGAGACCCCATTCCAAAGGTTGAATTCACTGAAGAGGAGATTAAGACCTGGGGAACCGTATTCCAAGAGCTCAACAAACTCTACCCAACCCATGCTTGCAGAGAGTATCTCAAAAACTTACCTTTGCTTTCTAAATATTGTGGATATCGGGAGGATAATATCCCACAATTGGAAGATGTCTCCaactttttaaaag AGCGTACAGGTTTTTCCATCCGTCCTGTGGCTGGTTACTTATCACCAAGAGATTTCTTATCAGGTTTAGCCTTTCGAGTTTTTCACTGCACTCAATATGTGAGACACAGTTCAGATCCCTTCTATACCCCAGAGCC AGATACCTGCCATGAACTCTTAGGTCATGTCCCGCTTTTGGCTGAACCTAGTTTTGCCCAATTCTCCCAAGAAATTGGCTTGGCTTCTCTTGGCGCTTCAGAGGAGGCTGTTCAAAAACTGGCAACG TGCTACTTTTTCACTGTGGAGTTTGGTCTATGTAAACAAGATGGACAGCTAAGAGTCTTTGGTGCTGGCTTACTTTCTTCTATCAGTGAACTCAAA CATGCACTTTCTGGACATGCCAAAGTAAAGCCCTTTGATCCCAAGATTACCTGCAAACAGGAATGTCTTATCACAACTTTTCAAGATGTCTACTTTGTATCTGAAAGTTTTGAAGATGCAAAGGAGAAGATGAG aGAATTTACCAAAACAATTAAGCGTCCATTTGGAGTGAAGTATAATCCATATACACGGAGTATTCAGATCCTGAAAGACACCAAGAGCATAACCAGTGCCATGAATGAGCTGCAGCATGATCTCGATGTTGTCAGTGATGCCCTTGCTAAGGTCAGCAGGAAGCTGAGTATCTAA